A part of Patescibacteria group bacterium genomic DNA contains:
- a CDS encoding transposase → MPSRNIYKVFAEGAYYHVYNRGVERRVIFQDSEDYHVFINNLRRYLEPGFVLERKDPKTKQSIFVTPNYSYDKISLLAFCLMPNHYHLLVKLKKKEGLTDLTKKICTNYTNYFNEKNDRVGKLYQAIYKAVPITTGEQFLHLARYIHLNPLEMVSKDSLKDYRFSSYYYINKNIKEGWLCWDEVLGDMTVARYKDFVESYIDPLDGDSDIKKPYIDNLLLE, encoded by the coding sequence ATGCCATCAAGGAACATCTATAAAGTTTTTGCGGAAGGTGCGTATTACCATGTTTATAACCGAGGGGTAGAACGAAGAGTAATATTTCAAGATTCGGAGGATTACCATGTTTTTATTAATAATTTAAGGCGTTATTTAGAGCCTGGTTTTGTTTTAGAACGCAAAGATCCTAAGACGAAACAGTCAATATTTGTAACCCCGAATTATTCTTACGATAAAATCTCACTTTTAGCGTTTTGTCTTATGCCTAACCATTACCACCTGCTCGTCAAATTAAAGAAAAAGGAGGGATTAACAGATCTTACAAAAAAGATTTGTACTAACTACACTAATTATTTTAATGAAAAAAATGATCGTGTAGGTAAACTTTACCAAGCGATTTATAAAGCAGTCCCGATTACAACAGGGGAGCAGTTTTTACATCTTGCTCGCTATATCCATTTAAATCCTTTGGAAATGGTGAGCAAAGATTCCCTTAAAGATTATAGATTTTCTAGCTACTACTACATAAATAAAAATATAAAAGAAGGTTGGCTTTGTTGGGACGAGGTGTTGGGCGATATGACTGTTGCAAGATATAAAGACTTTGTGGAGTCTTACATAGATCCCTTGGATGGCGACAGTGACATCAAAAAACCCTACATCGATAATTTGTTGTTAGAATAG
- a CDS encoding TGS domain-containing protein yields MQKPLPIIKDAYDYAKSTRGNITHAKETVKVLTQNEITDPPTIVTAILHDCLYYGKGKLSEIKSFFGNDVANMVVALSRIERIHLTPNDPKNHEKIRRVIMSLSSNYRVFLIKISCRLARLRACGKSKTPECLLVAKQALSIDAPLAKASSLKNIAGELNDLGFKISEPLKYKQLKNLILDKEVFLKERLLGVKNKLELLMEQASVSAAISFRKKSPYSTHLKILKYLEKRKIKEYGVEKIHDLIGLRIIVRTEKDCYKALDAVQKNWGVEISEFDDYIARPKPNGYKSIHTIIKVGQAMYCEIQIVTTKMEEFNNFGGASHLGYKNPNWVKTYINKFVSDEIKSGDKTSNFNPFSKTIFTFTPTGDIIELPAGATCVDFAYKIHTDLGNRCEGALVNGIIKKLEYELQNGDEVKIIPSKRRPSPIAKWIDFVKTPEAKKQIRHYSNILSGTTRFG; encoded by the coding sequence ATGCAAAAGCCCTTACCAATTATAAAAGACGCTTACGACTATGCCAAATCTACCCGGGGCAACATTACTCACGCCAAAGAAACCGTAAAAGTTTTAACCCAAAACGAAATAACTGACCCGCCAACCATTGTGACTGCCATTTTGCACGACTGCCTGTATTACGGCAAAGGAAAACTTTCCGAGATTAAAAGTTTTTTTGGAAACGATGTGGCAAACATGGTTGTGGCTCTATCTAGGATTGAAAGAATTCACCTAACTCCAAACGACCCTAAAAATCACGAAAAAATTCGTCGTGTTATTATGTCGCTATCTTCTAATTATAGAGTCTTTTTGATCAAAATCTCTTGCCGGTTAGCAAGACTTCGAGCGTGTGGAAAATCCAAAACCCCCGAGTGTTTGTTGGTAGCAAAACAAGCCTTGTCGATTGATGCCCCACTTGCCAAGGCATCATCGTTAAAAAACATTGCGGGAGAGTTAAACGATTTGGGATTTAAAATCTCCGAACCCTTAAAGTATAAACAATTGAAAAATCTTATTCTTGATAAGGAAGTTTTTTTAAAAGAACGACTTTTGGGCGTGAAGAACAAATTAGAGTTGCTAATGGAACAAGCAAGCGTTTCGGCAGCCATTTCTTTTCGTAAAAAATCCCCCTACTCCACCCATCTTAAAATTTTAAAATACCTAGAAAAACGCAAGATTAAAGAGTACGGCGTTGAGAAAATCCATGATCTTATAGGTTTAAGAATAATTGTCAGAACCGAAAAAGATTGCTACAAAGCGCTGGATGCAGTACAAAAAAATTGGGGGGTGGAAATTAGCGAATTTGATGACTACATTGCCCGCCCCAAACCCAACGGCTACAAATCTATTCATACAATTATAAAAGTGGGACAGGCGATGTATTGCGAAATTCAAATTGTAACCACAAAAATGGAAGAATTTAATAATTTTGGAGGGGCATCTCACTTAGGTTACAAAAATCCCAATTGGGTTAAGACATATATAAACAAGTTTGTTTCTGACGAAATTAAAAGCGGTGATAAAACCTCCAATTTTAATCCCTTTTCCAAAACTATTTTCACCTTTACCCCAACAGGAGACATTATAGAATTGCCAGCAGGCGCAACTTGTGTTGATTTTGCCTACAAAATTCACACCGATTTAGGTAACAGGTGCGAGGGGGCATTGGTTAATGGAATAATCAAAAAACTAGAATACGAGTTGCAAAATGGTGACGAGGTAAAAATAATCCCCTCAAAAAGAAGGCCTTCTCCAATTGCCAAATGGATTGACTTTGTCAAAACCCCCGAAGCCAAAAAGCAAATTCGCCACTACAGCAACATATTATCGGGTACTACCCGATTCGGGTAG
- the hisS gene encoding histidine--tRNA ligase: MDQSTTQTLKGFRDFLPEKMRVRNCVQKILQESFEEFGFEPLQTPSLEYAETLLKKYSAENDKETYIFEDLGKRKVGLIYDLTVPVARVLSQVDNNIVMPFKRYQIQRCYRAEKPQRGRFREFVQCDIDIFGVTSELADAEVLACGYKATQKLGFTNFSFLINDRNTLFEILQKAGVSEPNKQLSVLRSLDKLEKIGQKAVSRELASKRFPTAQTALIFSLISQSKPSENLINITNYAVALGVPKEKLIFSPTLSRGADYYTGMVVEGVVTEPKIGSILGGGRYDKLIESFGGKPTPATGISFGFERVCEVVEELDLLKNVINAYPAKVLICPILNNPQDLLPATMREALWVGQTLRQNNIPTDIFLKPQDSLAKQIKYANAKNIPYIMVIGSDEVEKNVVSLKNLATREQQSLPLKQAIKFINLPACHTKSCHC; this comes from the coding sequence ATGGATCAAAGTACAACCCAAACCTTAAAAGGCTTTAGGGATTTTTTACCCGAAAAAATGCGGGTGCGCAACTGCGTCCAAAAAATTCTGCAGGAGTCGTTTGAGGAATTTGGTTTTGAGCCTTTGCAAACGCCCTCTTTAGAATATGCCGAAACCTTGTTAAAAAAATACTCCGCTGAAAACGACAAGGAGACTTATATTTTTGAAGATTTGGGGAAAAGAAAGGTCGGTTTAATCTACGACTTGACTGTCCCCGTCGCAAGAGTGTTATCACAAGTTGACAATAATATTGTGATGCCGTTTAAACGCTATCAAATTCAACGCTGTTACCGCGCCGAAAAACCCCAAAGGGGTAGATTTCGCGAATTTGTCCAGTGTGATATTGATATTTTTGGAGTGACTTCGGAACTTGCCGATGCCGAAGTCTTGGCTTGCGGTTATAAAGCCACCCAAAAACTAGGATTTACTAATTTTTCTTTTTTGATTAATGATCGTAATACACTTTTTGAGATTTTGCAAAAAGCCGGTGTTTCCGAACCCAATAAACAACTTTCGGTTCTGCGCTCGCTAGATAAGTTAGAAAAGATCGGGCAAAAGGCGGTCTCCCGAGAGTTGGCATCAAAAAGATTCCCCACAGCCCAAACAGCCCTAATTTTTTCCCTTATCTCCCAGAGCAAACCCTCGGAAAACTTGATTAACATTACAAACTATGCGGTAGCTTTAGGCGTACCTAAAGAAAAACTGATCTTCTCCCCTACTCTTTCGCGCGGAGCGGATTATTATACTGGCATGGTGGTCGAAGGAGTGGTTACTGAACCCAAAATTGGTTCAATTTTGGGAGGCGGCAGATACGATAAATTAATTGAATCTTTTGGTGGCAAACCAACCCCGGCAACGGGAATTAGTTTTGGTTTTGAACGCGTTTGCGAGGTGGTGGAAGAACTCGATCTTTTAAAAAATGTCATTAATGCTTATCCCGCCAAGGTCTTGATTTGCCCCATTCTTAACAATCCTCAAGATCTCTTACCCGCCACAATGCGCGAAGCGCTTTGGGTGGGCCAAACTCTTAGACAAAATAACATCCCAACAGATATATTTTTAAAACCCCAAGACTCGTTGGCTAAACAAATAAAATACGCCAATGCTAAAAATATTCCTTATATTATGGTAATTGGATCAGATGAGGTGGAAAAAAATGTGGTATCGTTAAAAAATTTAGCCACTCGCGAGCAACAGTCGTTACCTTTAAAACAAGCTATTAAATTCATAAATCTCCCCGCCTGCCACACCAAAAGTTGTCATTGCTGA